A region from the Brassica napus cultivar Da-Ae chromosome C8, Da-Ae, whole genome shotgun sequence genome encodes:
- the LOC125591249 gene encoding putative cell wall protein gives MASSLLTLAAAAVTVMILSLLLGPAEQVSGLRHIPKSHKTTDVKHPEFLVTIEPKPTILIPGVGRFLLPPKCKKPFYPYNPVTGAPLTGGSIGGQIPSFGGGQGGGARTQLPGGDDTLVPNPGFETPTPATGAGAGNNGQVPPVPLP, from the coding sequence atggctTCGTCCCTGCTAACACTCGCAGCAGCAGCAGTCACTGTCATGATTCTTAGCCTACTGCTTGGACCTGCAGAGCAAGTTAGCGGACTGCGTCATATTCCCAAGTCCCATAAGACCACTGATGTCAAACACCCTGAGTTTCTTGTCACCATTGAGCCAAAACCAACTATTCTCATCCCCGGTGTTGGAAGGTTCTTGCTTCCTCCCAAATGTAAGAAACCATTCTACCCATACAATCCAGTCACTGGAGCTCCCCTTACTGGCGGGTCTATCGGTGGTCAAATCCCATCATTTGGTGGTGGACAAGGAGGCGGAGCTCGCACCCAGCTCCCTGGTGGCGATGATACCCTTGTCCCAAACCCCGGATTTGAAACTCCAACCCCTGCCACTGGAGCTGGCGCTGGAAACAACGGCCAAGTTCCTCCGGTGCCACTACCCTGA